The Aggregatilinea lenta genome includes a region encoding these proteins:
- a CDS encoding methyl-accepting chemotaxis protein, with protein sequence MLRDTSIRKRLVALSTLFIIALIALGIFGLVLLNVVGDKVDMIAVDDFPEFADFSQAYANMLETRLATGSHTLAERADDKALFEVKIAEQDAAIAGHLAGIEALAEQGAETDQLHVFEAKWNEYVEVRDQTLALSRAGKQEEALALIGGDGAALLQELRTLYEEVVTTKLEDTAAEADGVDTLVHRTTPIALAGIIGVALAIILVLSWWVIGGIVRSLRALLDTTAKVAAGDLAQRSPVFAHDEIGTLAENFNSMVAYLEHMVETEKSAKAVLEETISVYRDFVHTVADGDLRARLRLNDDDREGQDDNLLVLGHTLNEMVDGLASITGQIRENAAGVAAAATEILAATTQQNASTTEQDAAVTQTVATVEELRATISQSAERAQTVALTSRQSLDVSRGGQEAVDDTVQGMDNLRQRVESIAQTILALSERTQQIGEIIATVNEIADQSKLLALNASIEAARAGEEGKGFAVVAMEVRQLAEQSRDATARVRDILNEIQQATNTAVMVTEEGSKGAEQGMRLVERAGESIRQLAGVIEESAQAAAQIAASAAQQTNGMNQLATTMASIKQATTQTAASTRQAELSARNLNEMAQHLQQAADRYRLEEMAL encoded by the coding sequence GTGTTAAGAGATACAAGTATCCGCAAACGTCTGGTGGCCCTGTCTACCCTGTTTATCATCGCCCTGATTGCCTTAGGCATATTTGGGCTGGTACTGCTCAATGTCGTCGGCGACAAGGTCGACATGATCGCAGTCGATGATTTTCCAGAGTTTGCAGATTTTTCCCAGGCGTATGCAAACATGTTGGAAACCCGTCTTGCCACAGGCTCGCATACCCTGGCAGAGAGGGCAGACGATAAAGCCCTGTTCGAAGTGAAGATCGCCGAGCAGGATGCAGCCATTGCAGGGCATCTCGCCGGCATCGAAGCGTTGGCGGAACAGGGCGCGGAAACAGACCAACTGCACGTATTCGAGGCGAAGTGGAACGAATACGTCGAGGTTCGGGACCAGACGCTGGCACTGTCCAGGGCCGGCAAGCAAGAGGAAGCGCTGGCATTGATCGGCGGCGACGGGGCGGCGCTGCTCCAGGAGCTGCGGACGCTTTACGAAGAGGTGGTCACCACGAAGCTTGAGGATACGGCTGCCGAGGCGGATGGCGTGGATACCCTGGTGCACCGGACGACACCCATCGCGCTGGCCGGGATTATCGGCGTAGCGCTGGCGATCATCCTTGTGTTGAGTTGGTGGGTGATCGGGGGCATCGTGCGCTCGCTGCGTGCCCTGCTCGACACGACTGCAAAGGTCGCCGCTGGCGATCTGGCACAGCGTTCGCCGGTCTTCGCGCATGACGAGATTGGCACGCTTGCAGAGAACTTCAACAGCATGGTCGCCTATCTGGAGCACATGGTCGAGACCGAAAAAAGCGCCAAAGCCGTGCTGGAAGAAACCATCTCCGTATACCGCGACTTTGTCCACACCGTGGCCGATGGCGATTTGCGCGCACGGCTGCGCCTGAACGATGACGACCGGGAGGGTCAGGACGATAACCTGCTCGTCCTGGGGCACACCCTGAACGAAATGGTCGATGGGCTGGCCAGCATCACGGGCCAGATTCGTGAAAACGCCGCGGGCGTGGCCGCCGCCGCGACGGAAATCCTGGCCGCGACGACGCAGCAGAACGCCAGCACGACCGAGCAGGACGCGGCAGTGACGCAGACCGTGGCGACCGTCGAGGAACTGCGAGCGACGATCAGCCAGTCGGCGGAACGAGCACAGACCGTCGCGTTGACGTCGCGGCAGTCGCTGGATGTCTCGCGCGGGGGTCAGGAAGCGGTTGACGACACGGTGCAGGGCATGGACAACCTGCGGCAGCGGGTGGAGAGCATCGCTCAGACCATCCTGGCGCTGTCGGAACGCACGCAGCAGATCGGCGAGATCATCGCGACGGTGAACGAGATCGCGGACCAGTCGAAGCTGTTGGCGCTGAACGCGAGCATCGAAGCGGCACGCGCAGGCGAAGAGGGGAAGGGCTTCGCGGTGGTGGCGATGGAAGTGCGGCAGTTGGCCGAACAGTCGCGGGACGCGACGGCGCGCGTGCGGGACATCCTGAATGAGATCCAGCAGGCGACCAACACGGCGGTGATGGTGACGGAAGAGGGCAGCAAGGGCGCCGAGCAGGGGATGCGGCTGGTCGAGCGGGCCGGGGAATCGATCCGGCAGTTGGCGGGTGTCATCGAGGAGTCGGCGCAGGCGGCGGCGCAGATCGCGGCGAGCGCGGCGCAGCAGACGAACGGTATGAACCAGTTGGCGACGACGATGGCGTCGATCAAGCAGGCTACGACGCAGACCGCCGCCAGCACCCGCCAGGCCGAACTGAGCGCGCGCAATCTCAACGAGATGGCGCAGCACCTACAGCAGGCGGCGGACCGCTACCGGCTAGAGGAAATGGCCTTGTAG
- a CDS encoding hybrid sensor histidine kinase/response regulator produces MSNSDDLLRELLQTFQVEASEHLQTLNMSLLALEVRPEEAQRRELVQEAFRAAHSLKGAARAVGLDDVEQLSHAMENVLQGVRDTDETLEASAYDVLYEVLDSIGKLLEGESVEVMALVNRLSQNGNGTGTQSGNGTKPQAVPTADVESAPTVQAPSAPAVEPEPVVPAPVTNAVPSPAPVPAPAVEPEFAAPAPVVNTVPNPAPVPAPVEELHGKPRAASSEETIRVAIPKLDNLMAQVGELLVSRMNAEQRASEMQAVRYQFASWSKVWREVKTLLPQLDGDASKRLSEVLARYHEQVQATTEDVSLFDQRLRQDTLRLGVIASQLQDNVRRVRMVPFETVVPSLQRAVRDAVHTEGKQASFQVFGGEVELDKKVLEMLKDPLLHLLRNAVSHGIECPEDRRERGKPEEGTITLSLQQRGAEVRISVRDDGGGFDLGALRQASTSQGDHMLDERASQEEIIGLAFLSGVTTTHEVTALSGRGIGLDVVRQRLETMQGRIEVDSVPGHGAAIHLLLPVTLTISRGLLVRVGDQRYVLPLLSVVKIIKPRQIFTVEGRTMITIDDATLPLVSLGSLLNHPEAESNEQALAVIVAVAEQRFALLVDDVITEQELAVKPLGKPLHRVRNVAGAALLGDGKPVVILNTADLIRSAKGVRQPAAFRPTEALQEKTKAHILVVDDSITTRTLEKNILETAGFDVTTATDGSEALHRLDAQPIDLVVSDVEMPNMNGIELTRQIRETGEFRDLPVILVTSLESREDRERGMMAGADAYIVKRGFDQAELLKTIQQLIMV; encoded by the coding sequence GTGAGCAATTCCGACGATTTGTTACGCGAACTACTGCAAACGTTCCAGGTTGAGGCATCGGAACATCTGCAAACACTGAATATGTCGCTGCTGGCGCTGGAAGTGCGCCCGGAAGAGGCGCAGCGGCGGGAACTGGTGCAGGAGGCTTTTCGAGCCGCACACAGCCTGAAAGGCGCAGCGCGGGCGGTGGGCCTGGACGATGTCGAGCAGCTCTCGCACGCGATGGAAAACGTGCTGCAGGGGGTGCGCGACACCGACGAGACGCTGGAAGCCTCGGCCTACGACGTGCTGTACGAAGTGCTCGACAGCATCGGAAAGCTGCTCGAAGGCGAATCGGTCGAGGTCATGGCGCTTGTCAACCGGCTCAGCCAGAACGGCAACGGGACTGGTACTCAGAGCGGCAACGGTACAAAGCCTCAAGCCGTTCCGACCGCTGACGTGGAGTCTGCTCCCACTGTACAGGCGCCTTCTGCGCCAGCCGTGGAGCCGGAACCCGTCGTGCCCGCGCCGGTTACGAATGCGGTGCCCAGCCCGGCTCCGGTTCCAGCGCCAGCCGTGGAGCCGGAATTTGCCGCGCCTGCGCCGGTCGTGAATACTGTGCCCAATCCAGCCCCTGTACCGGCCCCGGTGGAGGAGCTGCACGGCAAGCCGCGCGCCGCCAGTAGCGAAGAAACGATCCGCGTCGCGATCCCCAAGCTGGACAACCTCATGGCCCAGGTGGGCGAACTGCTCGTCTCGCGGATGAACGCCGAACAGCGAGCGTCCGAGATGCAGGCGGTGCGCTACCAGTTCGCGAGCTGGTCGAAGGTCTGGCGCGAAGTCAAGACTCTGCTGCCGCAGCTCGATGGGGACGCGAGTAAGCGCCTGAGCGAAGTCCTGGCGCGCTACCACGAACAGGTTCAGGCGACGACCGAGGACGTGAGTCTGTTTGATCAGCGGCTGCGGCAGGACACGCTGCGATTGGGCGTGATCGCGTCGCAGCTTCAGGACAACGTGCGCCGGGTGCGCATGGTGCCCTTCGAGACGGTGGTGCCCAGCCTGCAGCGCGCCGTCCGGGATGCCGTGCATACGGAGGGTAAGCAGGCATCGTTCCAGGTGTTTGGCGGTGAGGTCGAGCTGGATAAAAAAGTCCTGGAGATGCTCAAAGACCCGCTGCTCCACCTGCTGCGCAATGCCGTCAGTCACGGCATCGAATGCCCGGAAGATCGCCGGGAGCGCGGGAAGCCGGAAGAGGGCACGATCACGCTGTCGCTCCAGCAGCGCGGTGCGGAAGTGCGCATCAGCGTGCGCGATGATGGGGGTGGCTTCGACCTGGGCGCGCTGCGGCAGGCCAGTACGTCGCAAGGCGACCATATGCTGGATGAACGGGCAAGCCAGGAGGAAATCATCGGACTGGCGTTCCTGTCCGGCGTGACCACGACGCACGAGGTGACGGCGCTTTCCGGGCGGGGCATCGGCCTGGATGTGGTCCGGCAGCGCCTGGAAACCATGCAGGGGCGCATCGAAGTGGACAGCGTGCCCGGTCACGGCGCGGCGATCCACCTGCTGCTGCCGGTCACCCTGACCATTTCACGCGGGCTGCTGGTCCGTGTGGGCGATCAGCGCTACGTGCTGCCGCTGCTGTCGGTCGTCAAGATCATCAAGCCGCGCCAGATCTTCACCGTCGAGGGCCGCACGATGATCACCATCGACGACGCGACGCTGCCCCTCGTGTCTCTGGGCAGCCTGCTGAACCACCCGGAGGCGGAGTCCAACGAGCAGGCGCTGGCGGTGATCGTCGCCGTGGCCGAACAGCGGTTTGCGCTGTTGGTCGATGACGTCATTACCGAGCAGGAGCTGGCCGTCAAGCCGTTGGGTAAGCCGCTGCACCGCGTGCGCAACGTGGCGGGCGCGGCCCTGCTCGGCGACGGCAAGCCGGTGGTGATTTTGAACACCGCCGACTTGATCCGGTCGGCGAAGGGCGTGCGGCAGCCCGCCGCATTCCGGCCAACGGAGGCGTTGCAGGAAAAGACAAAAGCCCATATCCTTGTGGTTGACGATTCAATCACCACGCGGACCCTTGAAAAGAATATCCTTGAGACGGCGGGCTTCGACGTCACCACTGCGACGGATGGCAGTGAGGCGTTGCATCGTTTGGATGCGCAGCCGATCGATCTTGTTGTGTCTGATGTCGAGATGCCCAACATGAACGGCATCGAGTTGACACGTCAGATTCGAGAGACCGGCGAATTC
- a CDS encoding CheR family methyltransferase, with the protein MFDVIQSRLSLTLDEHRQADALLAIDEILADGEGRRLEDLIYTLSREPVTHPLWQRFVRIAAISETYFFRDLNQLNALRYSVLPQLIEERRKQNFHQLRLWSAGCSTGEEPYSLAILVRELLPDYKQWNISILASDLSVYNLERGRTGFYRTWSFRNETPAALQDRWFVKEKEGYRIDPSIRDMVTFIPLNLTDDSYPSISNGTIEMDVVLCRNVLIYFDNPTAAEVIKRFRSSLRSTGWLVLGHAESAHIADQEFEPRNFEHAVLYQKMPRPPLAEVPIPSLAKTSSLPPTKPFISRPSTRLLNFSATKLPPRPVSNTAVTAPLQDPLARARTAANQEQWDEALSWLADAERLHRLNAEVHYLRGVVELHRGETDQAVVSMRKSIYCDSDFVLAHFALGEIFEKQAQYKKARYQWQRAESLLATQQPDEPIPFSEDLTVEMLRGLLKYRLERLPF; encoded by the coding sequence TTGTTTGACGTCATTCAGTCGCGGCTTTCGCTAACACTGGATGAACACCGCCAGGCGGACGCCCTTCTTGCCATCGACGAGATACTCGCCGATGGAGAAGGGCGTCGCCTCGAAGACCTGATCTACACGCTCTCCCGCGAGCCGGTCACACATCCGCTGTGGCAGCGTTTCGTGCGGATTGCGGCCATCAGCGAAACCTACTTCTTCCGCGATCTCAACCAGCTCAATGCCTTGCGCTACTCGGTGTTGCCACAACTGATCGAGGAGCGGCGGAAGCAGAATTTTCACCAACTGCGCCTGTGGAGTGCCGGATGTTCCACTGGAGAAGAGCCTTATTCGCTGGCGATTCTCGTGCGTGAGCTGCTGCCGGATTATAAACAGTGGAACATCAGCATTCTGGCCAGCGATCTTAGCGTTTACAATCTCGAACGAGGCCGTACCGGCTTCTATCGCACATGGTCCTTCCGAAACGAGACACCCGCCGCGCTGCAAGATCGTTGGTTCGTCAAAGAAAAAGAGGGTTACCGGATCGACCCGTCCATTCGGGACATGGTGACCTTTATCCCCTTAAACCTCACCGATGACAGCTATCCGTCTATCAGCAACGGCACCATCGAGATGGACGTTGTCCTCTGCCGCAATGTCCTGATCTATTTCGACAACCCGACGGCAGCAGAGGTAATCAAGCGCTTCCGCAGCTCCTTGCGCTCGACGGGATGGCTCGTCCTGGGCCATGCTGAATCGGCGCATATCGCGGATCAGGAGTTCGAGCCGCGCAATTTCGAGCACGCCGTACTCTATCAAAAGATGCCGCGTCCGCCGTTGGCCGAGGTGCCAATTCCCTCGCTTGCCAAGACGTCCAGCCTGCCGCCGACGAAACCGTTCATCTCCAGGCCGTCCACGCGACTGCTGAACTTCAGCGCGACGAAGCTGCCGCCCCGGCCTGTGAGCAACACTGCGGTGACGGCGCCGTTGCAAGATCCGCTCGCTCGTGCACGGACGGCAGCGAACCAGGAGCAGTGGGACGAAGCGCTGTCGTGGCTGGCCGATGCCGAGCGCTTGCACAGGCTGAACGCGGAGGTGCACTACCTGCGCGGCGTCGTCGAGCTGCACCGGGGAGAAACCGACCAGGCAGTGGTTTCGATGCGCAAGTCCATTTATTGCGACAGCGACTTTGTGCTGGCGCATTTTGCGCTGGGCGAGATTTTTGAAAAGCAGGCGCAGTACAAAAAGGCGCGGTACCAGTGGCAGCGGGCGGAAAGCCTGCTCGCGACCCAGCAGCCGGATGAGCCGATTCCCTTCAGCGAAGATCTGACCGTGGAAATGTTGCGCGGTTTGCTGAAGTACCGGCTCGAGCGCCTGCCGTTCTAG
- a CDS encoding methyl-accepting chemotaxis protein: protein MFRNVSIRNRLLILSALFIVGLVVVGLFGLTELRAVDQKMQTVTQDKMPTTINLGRTYEDMLTMQLTVRNHIMANSISRIQAVEQDLADLQAEIDEEILEVQATIDAGTNTERFQAMLAVWQQVLDMNGRILAASRAGEKDSAQGILNDEGGVLLGQLDEAYDGLRDDTIDQAYQHGADVSALVERAMPIMLAIIGGTLLLILGLSTLLIRSIARPLRALLDTTTKVSDGDLSQRAPVMASDEIGAVATNFNGMVEHLQDIVSAETSAKTAFQKTVSIYMNFVEKVASGDLTLRLEVDDDHTQIGTDDLVQLGHHLNAMVDSLSTITARIRETTGAIASAATEILASTTQQTASTTEQDAAVSQTVATVEELRATISQSAERAQTVAEIARQSLDVSHDGEKAVEDSVEGMDNIRQRVESIAQNILALSERTQQIGEIIATVNEIAEQSKLLALNASIEAARAGEDGKGFAVVAMEVRQLAEQSRDATARVRDILNEIQQATNTAVMVTEEGSKGAEQGVALVQRAGESILSLASIIEESAQAATQIAASAAQQTNGMHQLATAMTSIRQATTQTAASTRQAEQSARNLNEMARRLQDAAARYQLA from the coding sequence ATGTTTCGTAACGTCAGTATTCGCAATCGACTGCTGATCTTATCAGCTCTGTTTATCGTTGGCCTGGTTGTGGTTGGTCTATTCGGCCTCACCGAACTTCGCGCTGTCGACCAGAAGATGCAAACCGTTACCCAGGACAAAATGCCAACGACGATCAACCTGGGCCGGACCTACGAAGATATGTTGACGATGCAGTTGACGGTGAGAAATCACATCATGGCCAACTCGATTTCTCGAATTCAGGCTGTCGAGCAAGATTTGGCCGACTTGCAGGCGGAAATCGACGAGGAAATCCTCGAAGTTCAGGCCACAATCGACGCGGGAACCAACACCGAGCGTTTCCAGGCGATGCTGGCCGTCTGGCAGCAAGTTCTGGACATGAATGGGCGCATTTTGGCCGCTTCACGCGCGGGCGAAAAGGATTCGGCACAGGGCATCCTGAATGACGAGGGTGGCGTCTTGCTCGGCCAACTGGACGAAGCATACGATGGGCTGCGAGATGACACCATCGATCAAGCGTACCAGCATGGGGCGGATGTGAGTGCACTCGTGGAGCGCGCCATGCCGATTATGCTGGCGATCATTGGCGGCACGCTCCTTCTGATCCTCGGGCTAAGCACGCTGCTGATCCGGAGCATTGCCCGGCCTCTGCGCGCTCTGTTGGACACCACCACCAAAGTCAGCGATGGTGACCTGTCGCAGCGCGCGCCGGTGATGGCCAGTGACGAAATCGGGGCGGTGGCGACCAACTTCAACGGCATGGTCGAGCATTTGCAGGACATCGTCTCTGCCGAAACCTCCGCGAAGACGGCCTTTCAGAAAACCGTATCCATCTACATGAATTTTGTGGAGAAGGTCGCGTCAGGCGACCTCACGCTGCGCCTGGAAGTGGACGACGACCATACACAGATCGGCACAGACGATCTCGTGCAACTGGGGCACCATCTTAACGCGATGGTTGACAGCCTGAGCACGATCACCGCTCGTATCCGCGAGACGACTGGGGCGATTGCCAGCGCCGCGACGGAAATTCTGGCCAGCACTACCCAGCAAACCGCCAGCACGACCGAGCAGGACGCGGCAGTGTCGCAGACCGTCGCGACCGTCGAGGAACTGCGAGCGACGATCAGCCAGTCGGCGGAACGGGCACAGACCGTCGCGGAGATCGCGCGCCAGTCGTTGGACGTGTCCCACGATGGCGAGAAAGCGGTCGAGGACTCCGTGGAAGGCATGGACAATATCCGTCAGCGGGTGGAGAGCATTGCCCAAAACATCCTTGCGCTGTCGGAGCGCACGCAGCAGATCGGCGAGATCATCGCGACGGTGAACGAGATCGCGGAACAGTCGAAGCTGCTGGCGCTGAACGCGAGCATCGAAGCGGCGCGCGCGGGCGAGGACGGCAAGGGCTTCGCGGTGGTGGCGATGGAAGTGCGGCAGTTGGCCGAACAGTCGCGGGACGCGACGGCGCGTGTGCGGGACATTCTGAATGAGATCCAGCAGGCAACTAACACGGCGGTGATGGTCACGGAAGAAGGCAGCAAGGGCGCCGAGCAGGGCGTGGCGCTCGTACAGCGCGCGGGCGAATCAATTCTGTCGCTGGCGAGCATCATCGAGGAGTCGGCGCAGGCGGCCACGCAAATTGCGGCGAGCGCGGCGCAGCAAACGAACGGTATGCACCAGCTTGCCACCGCCATGACGTCAATCCGCCAGGCCACGACGCAGACGGCGGCCAGCACACGTCAGGCTGAACAAAGCGCGCGCAACCTCAACGAGATGGCCCGCCGCTTGCAGGATGCGGCTGCACGGTACCAACTGGCCTAG
- a CDS encoding methyl-accepting chemotaxis protein, with the protein MGTKFSLRNRLFGLSATFLVGLIVIGSYSLIQLNTIARHLERIGQEKFPEYILVHHAFENVLETETQVRNHILATSEDEIARISQRISELRAETDADFEEIATTLDPGPESDTFAELQAVWANYVDVQNHILQLSAAAQDFSATLIVNGQGVDLHDQLLTLMQTMGNFKSAGATASTEEALTLTNTTAPMLTFAIIGAQFVIFFGLSWWIIKSILKPLNGLINTTRKVRAGDLTQRTPIITRDEIGVLAESFNGMVDSLEGMVEGEKTTRESLQQTISDYLAFINRVAEGEMDIHLDLVETGDGDRLAVDDLYQLGRGLNHMVASLNTVSQQIGDMINAIASAAAEILATTTQQNASTTEQDAAVTQTVATVEEILVTVSESAERAQAVAQIARQSLDVSQHGEKAVEDTVEGMDNLRQRVESIAQTILALSERTQQIGEIIATVNEIADQSKLLALNASIEAARAGEEGKGFAVVAMEVRQLAEQSRDATARVRDILSEIQQATNTAVMVTEEGSKGAEQGMRLVERAGESIRQLAGVIEESAQAAAQIAASAAQQTNGMNQLATTMASIKQATTQTAASTRQAEQSARGLDDLARRFQGTLNTLNRVEVR; encoded by the coding sequence ATGGGTACCAAATTCAGTCTTCGGAACCGCCTTTTTGGATTGTCAGCTACCTTTCTGGTGGGCTTGATTGTCATCGGCAGCTATTCGTTGATCCAGCTCAATACCATTGCGCGGCACCTGGAACGTATCGGGCAGGAGAAATTCCCTGAGTACATTCTCGTTCACCACGCGTTTGAAAACGTCCTTGAGACGGAAACTCAGGTACGCAACCACATTCTAGCGACCTCTGAGGACGAGATCGCCCGTATCTCACAGCGCATCAGCGAGCTGCGCGCGGAGACGGACGCAGATTTTGAGGAAATTGCGACCACCCTTGACCCCGGCCCGGAGAGCGATACGTTTGCCGAGCTGCAGGCGGTGTGGGCGAACTATGTCGATGTACAGAACCACATCCTACAGTTGTCTGCCGCGGCTCAAGATTTTTCTGCGACGCTCATCGTAAACGGGCAGGGCGTGGATCTGCACGACCAGCTTCTGACCCTGATGCAGACGATGGGCAATTTCAAGAGCGCCGGTGCGACTGCGTCCACGGAAGAAGCGTTGACGCTGACGAACACCACCGCCCCCATGCTGACCTTCGCCATTATCGGCGCGCAGTTCGTCATCTTCTTTGGTCTGAGCTGGTGGATCATTAAAAGCATCCTGAAGCCGCTGAACGGTCTGATCAACACGACGCGTAAGGTGCGGGCCGGGGACTTGACCCAGCGCACGCCGATCATCACCCGTGACGAGATCGGCGTGCTGGCGGAAAGCTTTAACGGCATGGTTGACAGCCTGGAGGGCATGGTCGAGGGGGAGAAAACGACCCGCGAATCCCTGCAACAGACCATCTCCGATTACCTGGCGTTTATCAACCGGGTGGCCGAAGGGGAAATGGATATTCATCTCGATCTGGTGGAAACCGGCGACGGCGATCGGTTGGCGGTGGATGACCTGTACCAGTTGGGGCGCGGCCTGAACCACATGGTCGCCAGCCTGAACACGGTTTCGCAGCAGATTGGCGACATGATCAACGCGATTGCGTCGGCGGCGGCAGAAATCCTGGCGACGACCACGCAGCAGAATGCCAGTACGACCGAGCAGGACGCGGCAGTCACGCAGACCGTTGCCACGGTTGAGGAGATCTTGGTGACCGTCAGCGAGTCGGCGGAACGGGCGCAGGCCGTTGCCCAGATTGCGCGCCAGTCGTTGGATGTGTCCCAACATGGCGAGAAAGCGGTCGAAGATACCGTGGAAGGCATGGACAACCTGCGGCAGCGGGTGGAGAGCATCGCTCAGACCATCCTGGCGCTGTCGGAACGCACGCAGCAGATCGGCGAGATCATCGCGACGGTGAACGAGATCGCGGACCAGTCGAAGCTGTTGGCGCTGAACGCGAGCATCGAAGCGGCACGCGCGGGCGAAGAGGGGAAAGGCTTCGCGGTGGTGGCGATGGAAGTGCGGCAGTTGGCCGAACAGTCACGGGACGCGACGGCGCGCGTGCGGGACATCCTGAGTGAGATCCAGCAGGCGACCAACACGGCGGTGATGGTGACGGAAGAGGGCAGCAAGGGCGCCGAGCAGGGGATGCGGCTGGTCGAGCGGGCCGGGGAGTCGATCCGGCAGTTGGCGGGTGTCATCGAGGAGTCGGCGCAGGCGGCGGCGCAGATCGCGGCGAGCGCAGCGCAGCAGACGAACGGTATGAACCAGTTGGCGACGACGATGGCGTCGATCAAGCAGGCTACGACGCAGACCGCCGCCAGCACCCGCCAGGCTGAACAAAGTGCGCGCGGTTTGGACGACTTGGCGCGGCGTTTTCAAGGGACACTAAACACTCTCAACAGAGTTGAAGTGCGGTAA
- a CDS encoding chemotaxis protein CheW yields the protein MQLETLFSEEELALLRLRAERVAAPLQEEDRAGTLTALVVVLQGEKYALRIDAITVVYQHVAIVPIPCVPEFVAGIANVRGHLISVLDLAALLGLRRGEDAAEAALVVAETEDARIGFRVETIGEVVELAVSQLNPVPIDMNLAQSTYLQGLFPDGTALLNMQVILGDPRLIVDDSAS from the coding sequence ATGCAGCTAGAGACACTGTTTTCTGAGGAAGAACTGGCGCTGCTACGCCTGCGGGCAGAGCGAGTGGCTGCCCCGCTGCAAGAGGAAGACCGGGCGGGCACGCTGACAGCGCTGGTAGTGGTCTTGCAGGGCGAAAAATACGCGCTGCGGATCGACGCCATCACTGTGGTGTACCAGCATGTCGCGATTGTGCCCATTCCGTGCGTGCCCGAATTTGTTGCGGGCATCGCCAACGTGCGCGGCCATCTGATCTCCGTGCTGGATCTGGCGGCGCTGCTGGGGCTGCGGCGGGGCGAGGACGCCGCTGAGGCGGCGTTGGTCGTGGCCGAGACGGAGGACGCGAGAATCGGGTTCCGGGTCGAGACGATTGGTGAGGTGGTGGAGCTGGCGGTGAGCCAGCTTAATCCGGTGCCGATCGATATGAATCTCGCCCAATCGACGTACCTGCAGGGACTGTTTCCTGATGGTACGGCGCTGCTGAACATGCAAGTAATCCTCGGCGATCCCCGACTGATCGTCGACGACTCGGCTAGCTAG